ATTATCAATATCATTCAGGGTTTAAAATCATATCATAGATTTTTAAACCTTCTTCGTGGTGATGAGCTCTGCTTCTAGTGCATCCACACGATATACAGCAGCATTCAGCAACTCCTCTTTCTCGTGAGGCATCTCGGATTTCCTTGAGTGAAGATTTTCTATCTGTTTCTCAAGATCGCCTAGTCTGcttaaaacagaggaaatgaTAACTCTTTCAGTGATAGTTGAACGAGGAGGCGAAGGAGGACGAGATTCCCTTGCAATTCGTTCATCACACAGCTCAGCTCTAACGCTTGAAGAATGCAACTGTGAGTGTTCTTTAGTCTGTGGCAGAGCCAGAGACGCAAGGAGTGTGAAAAAGCTTATGAAGAACGCAGTTAGCCAACTCCAGATATGACGAACCGATCCTATTTTTCCCAAACTTGATGTATATTGCGGACCTGCAAACACATTCCATTATATTATTACATGCTATTTTAGGTCTGCAACCTTCAGAGATGCATTTCAATTGAGTAATTGTCCGATTTTCGCAGGTCTTGTCTTACCTTCGGAAGCATTTGGCATCTCTTGGAGCTGCCAAGCAACATCCACAACTTTGTCCACCATTGGTACACATTCTTCATACTCAGATAAAACAGTAGGACTTATGTTACCATTGGCCttgatttaaaataaacatagTAGCATATATCAGGTCCTATATAAGAACTAAAAACTTCTCTGTTGTTTATGTCACTTTTCTACATGAGAACACTTACATATTCAGAAACAGGAGTTAACTTGGGTACATGATTGTTCGTATTTGTTTTCGGTGAAGCCATCTCTTCCAATTCAGACCCTGACTTTGCTGTTGAGGTGTCACTAACTTTCAACTGAGCCAAGAGAGGATATCTATTAGTGTCTGAttcaccaaacaaaaaataaagaaaaagaaaacgtaTGTTCCAAATACCAAAAAACCTTACCGAATAAGTTGGCTTATCCGATGAAGATATTTGGGAATCACTGCTTAGGAAAGCACCAGCATGCCTACAGAACGTCCCACCACTGCGGCCCATCTGCATGAACACTGAGAAATCATTAGCTGAATCCTGTATAGTTAGGTTTAACATCAGTATAACAGAAACATAACGAACAATAAGATGTGGAGTATGAAGACACAAGCACTCCACCTTTAGTATCTCAGAGTCTTTCCAGGGCCCTTTATCAGATCTCATACAACCTCCCTGATCTGCACAAGTGCAAGTACCACCGAAAAAATCTGGCAGCTGGCTGAACAAGTTCCAAATATAGTCAgagttttaattatattctggagatatgataagaaaaaaaaaacagttaagGACTCAAAACTCATACCTTGCATCAATCATCTCAAGTAATTTGTTCTGGTACTTGTTCCCAAGGACCTATTCAGATCACATTAATACAGTTTAGTTCTATACAATAAAGTGTAAAAATGGATGCATAAAAACCACGGCTAAGTTACATGTATTTTGGAGACAGTCTTTGGATCAAGAAACGATTTCACCGTGCCCCAAAGTAGCTTAAAACCAGAACCGGCATTGATGATAAACATACGGTGAAGTGTCTGCACATGTCATATCACATATTATCAAACAATGCTCAGAAACAGGTTTTGCTAATAAATATCATTGGCAGCCGACAATACCTCAGGGTAGTTATCACTATCAATCTTTTGCAACTGGATTATAAGATCCCGAGCAGTTTTAGTGAAATTTTTCAAGCCCTGGAAATACATTTAGAAGATTCAGTAAGCCTAAAGGAAACCGCACAAGAGAACGGTTCCACAatctagtttttttaaaaatcaacatGTATACCAGGCCTTGGACATCTAGGATTGTTGTACTGGAGTCAATGTGTCTCTTAGCAGCAATGCAGCAAGCAGGAAACTTGACAGTGATAGTCTTCTCAAACTCTTTAACATGATACCTCAGGTACCTTTCCAATGTAGTGACTTGCATGAGTTTGCTTGCGTCGACTTTTCCTAATCTTTCGATGTAAACAGGTCTTCCTTCCTTATCAACACCATGATATCCCTGAGGGTAGTACCTGAGAACCTCATCCAACTCAGGAAACTCAAAGTCCTGGAGTGAAGAACTCAGTCAGCAACTCTCTAAGGCCGttgtaacaaataatattttgcaCAACACACGAAAGTAACTAACTGTATACCTCCAAGATTGTGTCTGTGCCAAAATCCCTTCTCCATTGGATCATGTTAGTCCACATTAACTTTGCTTTTCCTAGATCAAATTTCCTAGCGAAGAGGAATCTgcataaagaagaaaaatcatgaAACAAACAATGTTCTCTCTCTACTTCATATCGAATAATACTTGAGCATGTGATGAAACATATGAATGATCTCCAAAACATAAGACATGGAATTAGTACACAAGATTGTTATAAACATTGACCTCAACATGATGTGATAATCATCAAGGTTTGGAGGCAGTAAATGATCAGAGATAAGTGATTGTCGGAATTCAGAGACATATCTTAATTCTTCAGCATCATGTATGTCTTCAAAGGTAAGCGAAAGAGTCCGGTCAATGCTTCTGCTCCCTCTCCTCTTCAGGGAATGTCTGAATTTGCTTTTGGATGATTTCTTCTTAAGAATTCCACCAATTCTAGTTTTCTTCTCATCCTCCGAAACTTCGAAATCTgacttcttttctcttttctcacCATTGTTGGAGAAACCTGAGAGaagacaaacagaaaaaaatagtcaaaacATCATAACGTAATCTTCGGGTAGAAACCTATATTATGGAAGTAACTGTAGAACCCTAGAGAAATTTCCAAAATTGAAGACTTACATGGGCTTGTGAATCGATCTAGGGGACCCGACATTGAGAAGAATCAATCGAACTTGATACTccaaaaaaatcgaaactttagAATTTGGAAAATCTGAAACTGAAATTGAAGGAAAGGGGTATATGAAGAAGTAACTGTGAGCGATTTATTGATTCGTTTCGTTATGCGAATGTGAAATAAATGTTGGCTACTAATTTTCACGGCGGCCGGAAAATCAGAGCCATAAATGTTGAAGAttcgactttttttttttcgtctgcctcttcgttttttttggttacttatTATTGCCATCAAGACACGTGGCGGTTAGTTATCATGTGAACGCTCTTGGCGGGAACTCGCTTCCAGTTATTACGTCACACGTTAATTCGGTTTTTCTAGTTCAGAGACAATTAGaggagtttttattttattttcttctatgaCTTTCTAATGAATTATGtagtttgtttatataatgTGGTAAGGACAAGTGACAGTAACTATAGACAAATGTAATTGAGAAAGCGTAGGCTTACCATATATTATTACAGAAGATTAATGTATATGTACACATCACATCACCATCACGctacaattataaaataacatttttattttgtccgTTCCTTGAGAATCAACTACGTGCACAAGTGTCGATAGAGAAAAGTATATCTCATACGAGagagatatttttcttcatgatCACAACTTCTGGCAAATGGCAATGGcttctttattatttacataaattatGTATTAAAAACACTCCCGTCTGCGAGCtgcattaagaaaaaacagagcaaaacttactcattttgtttttgtgtataGTCCATTGGATTGGATGAGCcgttaaaagaaattataccTGTCATGTGTATTTCCTTAATTTGCGTTTTGCCTGAAACTTGCCAAGCTTGTCTCTCCACTCAGCtacaaaagcaaaaccaaacaagataTTCAACATTGGTTCTTCTTGACACAAGAACCTAAGAAAATTCTAGTAGTTGATCAGGACCAAGATCACTACCAAATAGGGAGGGTGAGAGAGACTAAGCTTACCGGCTTCATCATACCGTTCTTCATCAACAGCTTGCATCATGTTCCTTACTAGATCGAACTCTTTTGTATCAAAACAAGGCTGACCATTTGGCCTACACAAGGAAAACataatgtttttaagttttgtaattttcaaattcGCCAGCAAAGGGTTTCAGATGACTAAATTCACAAGCGTTACCGGTCTAGTTCAGTAAACAATAAACCATCAGAAGCAGGTGTTTGCTTTGATAGCTTTCCGGAATCGATGACTCTCATTCCATCACTATAAGCTAGATACTTGTTGACTTGAATAGGTACCTAAAGAGTGAGGattaaaaccatttttcataGTGATCACGTAGTTTGTATCCGGTTAAGATGATCTCATGGAGAGGCCTCTGTGTGACTGTGCCcctagaaaagaaagaattgaGCATATGGTAATATAACTATACCTTGCATCTAACAGCTATATTAATTGCATCAGAAGGACGAAGATCGAAGCTGACACAATCCGACTTATCCCCCACCTGCAATTCCATTCATAGCAGATTTagtaaaagtttaaaacagATGGAAGTGAGATACTAGTAATGGATAACGAGTTTCGGGacaactttttgaaaaaatgaatGGAAGATGCATTTCTATGCCAGAAGTTACAAACCTTTGAAAGGTATAACTCTGCGAAATATGCCTCGTGAACTCTTGTGGTAACTCTAACAAGCCTAACCTGCAGAAAAAGTTGGTGTTTGGTAACGTTACTCACATAAGAATTTGTATTGCTAAAGGGAAAATAACAGGatagagaaaacagaaaaaccgAAAGGCGTACCTCATAACCCATTTTGTCTACCATGTCCTTCACCACTTGATACATAGTGGGCCTTGCCTACAAGcagtaaccaaaaaaaatccataaacCCTCTCTTCACAACTCTTGACTGATTCAAACAGAAGCATAACGCAAAGAATAACAGAAGCCCTACTATTTGAACATTTGTCATTGCTGCCATAAGTAACACACTAGGCATCTCCACtgcaataaacaaaaaacaaagaaaggagATTCAAAACACAAGGCAAATTGGAAATCTCAAcacacataaacaaaagaatgagTTTTGATATCACATACAGACGATAATGGGGAGAAGAAGACCAGTTCCATCTTCCATTTTCAGCACAATTGCAGAATGTGGAGCATAATTTGGAAGATTCCCTCCTTGAGGATTATTGTGGACACATCGAAGTTGCCTCCCATCCTTCATCTTCACCATGAAACCATCTGGTCCACTTTTTACCTCAACTTATATACAAAACCAACAAGAGAACATCGATGATTAGAAtcaaaacacaagaagaatAGAGAGAACTAATGGTATAAATACAGATTTAACCAGGATTACCAGCTTCCAATACACTAGACTTGACATAATCCTCATCGTTCTCGTTGAAATTCTCTGCTGTGCTTCCGGTACCATCAGAGTGCGAGCTGAAAAGACATTTGATACTCTTATACCTCCGAAGATGCAGACGAAGATTCACTGTAGCAGCCTGAGACTTGTCATTTTTGGTCTGGTTACCCCAGAATTGTTTTCTGAGACTCCTAGTTTTCGAAACAGAGCAGTTGACAAGTAAAGCAGAGACACCCAATTGTCTGGGACGAACACTAGGGCAAACAACCGGTGCTTGAAGCGACCTCATCTTCACTCTTTTGATGCAGAACCCAGAAACATTCAAGtgtcaaaattaaaacttttagTATCCAACATCACCCCATCTCTTAACCCTAACTCGGttcacaaaatcacaaaactacTTTACTTGCAAGAGAAATAACTGATCACCACACAAATACAATAGCTAAAAAGGTcgggaaaaaaacaaaacatgttgaTCAAAACAAGTGAAAACTATAGTTTATATTATATCACCTAGTAGCTAAATTGACCACGTAATCACATAAAATCTGATGAATCTCTACAATCACCTATGATAGAAATACAAGAAAGAGTGAAACTTTACCGAAAATTTTCGTAAGATTCGATTGGATAGATCAACAGAGGAACTAAAGGAAGAATCCCACACAGACAGATCAACAAAGagcagagagagaggaaaaaataGAATCTGTGACTCTGTCAATTTTATCGACTCATGTTTGTTTCAATGACGAATATACCCTTTCACCAATATCTTGCATTTGATTAATGGTCGTGGTGAAGGGATAAAAATGAGAATTCAGTGTCTAGCCGTGATGACGTGAACCGTTAACTCGTGGAAAACTGACAAGTCATCAAGTAACAGTCACCGATTAAATTAAGCCTAATGGACGCCACGTGTACGGCGCCTGTGTCAGGGATGGTTATGGATAAggtggtttttttctttttttctttttgtaatgtttgGATGTGACTTTAGTGGGATGTGTGGGAAACTGTTTTATCTACTTTGAAAGTAAATGACCAATATGGGCCTAGGCCCATTTAAATATCTACCGGTCCAAGCTTTATGACTCGATCCTTTTCGGCTCATCTCAATTCCTTTCTTCAGCAGGTCAGCTGGTGGTTATAACTAACAATCTTTCGTATATACTAACAATTATAACAAACACACGTGGAACTCGAGAGTAAAATAACCACCACATACACAAGAGTCACGAGACTCACGACGCACCTTTCGTATACAGACAATCTTAGGACCATTTGCCTACAATAAAACCTTAAATGTGGTTTTGTCTCCATTTTGCTGTATCGTTGTCGTAGTGCAGGCCCAAATTAATTTGTCATTGTTGACTTGTTTGTAGAGTTTGGAGCTCTCATTAAATGTTGTAGTGCAGGAGCAAATTTTTCCTTTCTCCTTACGAAAATAAGATCGAAATTGCGATATGTTACAAATACCATTAACTTTAGAATACAACAAGAAAGTTTGAATAAGGGTATGTTACAAAGATATAGAGTTTGTGACGGAGTTAAACCAAATTACATGAATCATTGCAACGAAGTTGAAAAGCTTGGTCACATTTCATTATATAAGAATTATATAGAGAATTATATAGCTATTTAAATGTGTTTAGGTTTTAGTATAAGAAGAAGCTGTAAAGTTTTGGGGTAAAACTATAACAAATGTTTTGATCGagtttaataaaaatacacaTGCAACTTAGGACATGAACAATAGCTAGCTTGGAGCTAGAAAACATTGATAGgtttttcaaatattcaaGACCCCTCTGATAATAGTACATAACACAAATCTAGACGAAGATACCAGAAGCTTCTTCCAACTCAGGTGAAGGATCAAGCTTGGCCGGAGAAACGGAAGGATCCTTCACAATCAATCGAATCTCCGCTTTTTCACCCCACAAACTATACTTGAGAAACGCAACCACAATTCCACCTACAAAGCTCCTCATCTCAGACTTTTTTCTTTGCCCATTCTTACACATACAACCGGCCATAAACCCAACAAAACCGGGCAAATCATCGTCCAACATATCCATATGTCCGTAATCCGCAGCCACGAAATGGGCTTTCGTCGCCTTACACTCTTTGTAAAACTCCTCATGGTTTAAGTCCGTTGGTGCGCATGGTGGCATCACGTTGTTCCACTTCGGTCCGAGTCCGGTTCCCACCACTGCAACCGGTATGTCCAGCTCGAAAGATTCCGGTTTATACGTTAAGATATGCGGATCGGTTCTAATGTATTTGTTAGTTCCTGCGACTGGATCAATTCCTATTAGAGCTGAAAACGTGATGGATGGGTCTAATGTTGCGGCATGGCCTAGCGCAACCGCAAACGCCGTTTTCCCACCGCGGCTGTGGCCCACGAGTGAGGTGTATTTTCCATTAGCATTTACCGAAGTTGGTAGGTGAGCTTTGAGGTTTTCCGATGCCCAGTTTATCACACTTCCAGCATCGTCCACTTCCACTTGCCCTCCCGGCGGCAATAATTTGCACAACTGTCAttcaagaatataaaattaacttaTATCTTTTCACGTAACAATCAATCTCAATTAATgtacattttgttttacatgTTACATGTTACATACCGTAAGTTATCCTTTTAAATgattcataattattttttgtatagtTAAATTATGTACCTGTGGGGCTACAAGAATGTAACCATGCGAAGCGATGTGGTTAAGAACGTCAGAGTAGAAGTAGTTGCGAAGATAAAAGCCATGGAAGAATAAAACGACGGGATAAGTTCCGGCGACTGTTGGACAGGTGATTCTCACCGGTTTTGGCGGTGCTGTTGAATCATTTTCCACCGGATCCACCGGTATCTCGGTTGTCGGGAGGCTGCCTATCTCAAAAGCCGCCGGAGTTACCACAGAGGAAAACGTTGGACTGTCCTCTATCGCCGCCATTTGTATTAAACTAGATAATTAAAGAGTTGTGTTGAAGATTTATGTATGAATCCTTCGAACTTTAGCTAgttgttttgtatttatagGGGGAgaatgttgatttttcttatccGATTCATTATAATTCTGTGGTTCTCTCGGCTTCTCATCGTAGTTATAACAAAATGAATTAAATACTTTCGAAAACGATAAATGCATGGGCTGCGTAAACAAAAGAGCATGTGTTGATTCAAATTATTACAAGTTAGTTGGTATACAATTACTCCATGCATTTATCATTTTCGGAGTACAATTTAATTCGTTTCCCGAAAACGATGTGTCCATAAACACATACCAAGACTTACTAAGTActactaaaaaatataatcaaattgcATTAGGAAACATATTGTtatgtttgttaaaaaaaacattttgttatgtttgttcagtaaaaaaaaaaaaaaaattgttatgtaaaaaaaaaagaaacaaattgaccaaaaaagtaaaatttgaccaaaaacaaatagtagcacaagaaaaacagagaacagaaaaagaagagaggaagggTGACGTGGCACAATTTCCCTGCGACGCACCCAACctccgtctctctctctctcagatcGGCGGCCATCTCCGTCGAGTAATTGAAATCTCTCTCAGCCGTTGGATTCGAATTCCGCCGCATCTTCATATACCTCGTTTCAATCCTGCGGAACCCTAGTTGCTCTGGTGAGTCCCTGGTGAACCCCCGGATTTTAGAATCATCTATTGTATTTACTTTAATTCCGTTCCATTGATGATTTCTGCGTTAGATTTTGAGGTCTCTGCCTTCACCTCTATGTATTATAATGGCTCTGATTCGAAGTTCACATTCTGTTTGTTTATATGCAGAATTGTGGTTTGCTACTGTGATAAGTTCTTCAGTGGTAGATTAGGAAGCACCACCAATGGAGATTGTGTAAGACATATTCATTACAGCTCTCTTTTAAGGATTATGGGGTCTGTTTGCTGTGTGGCTGCAAAGGACAGAAATGTTCCCAGTGGAGCTATTGATAATTCAGTGTGTTCACCATCGTGGAGTTTTCGACGGGACAACAGGAGGCGTGTAGCTGATGAGATTAAAGATTCATCTAATCATAATGTTGGGAGTAGAGGTATTGACATCGATAAGTTGTCGTTAGGCTTAGAGAGAGGACCTCCGTCATCTGAAACTGGGGGTTTAGCTACTCTTGGCTCTCAGAAATCCGCAGACTCAGAGATGGGCACAGCTTCGATGGTTACAGCTCCTTTAGCGGGTACAAGTTTGGCGATTCGATCTCCTTCAGGTATGTTCGTTCAAACACTTTTTTTGTGGGGAAAGTGTAGAACTTTCAGTTTCATTGTTTGGGAATATACTGTTGAGTCGATTTTAGTTCCTTCGTGGATGTTCTTTTCCAGTCTACTCAATCCAGTCAAAGGGGTAACAACATTTATTTGGTAGGATTAGATCGAGAgacatttcattttttggtaGAGATCATTTCagctttattttcttactgtAATGAAGGATTTTTTTCCTGTCTCTCATGCATCTATTTTCTCTGGGCAGATGTATCCTTGGCAAGTCCTGTTCGTGTTGAGGTGAGATCATTACTTACTCCAATCAGAGTCTCTTTTCGTCCCTTCAGAGTCTCTTAACCCTCTCGTCTTTTAATTCTTCAGGTGAAGAATATAGTTGACTCATCAGATATTGTTTCATCAGTTTTACCAAATCCGTCAAGTTCCACCTCGGTCTCTGATCTTCCTTCAGCTCACACACATTCACTTCCTCCCAGATCAACTCCGTCTAGACGTGCTCGAGGTTCACCTGGGCAGCAGTTGTTTAGGCAGGTTTCTGATAGTCAAACTTTGGGATTGAAATCTCCCAATAATTACTCAACATCTGAAGGAAGGTCGTCCTTTGTGCTTTCGACCTGTAGTAATGACACTGCCACTGGGTCccattttgcttcttctgaAGGTGGCTGGTCCATAAACGCCTTTTGTGAGCTCGTGGCTCAGTCTCAAAGGGAGAGATGGTCTTTTGATAATGAGCACTTAGGTTCCGGACGACGAAGACTAAGTGGGTGTAGTAGTAGCAGATTCTCATGCTCCCCTTCTGTTGATCAGCAGACTTGTGGGCGTTGCTCAAAGCTTTTAACTGAAAGGTCTCCAGTTGCCAGGTTTGACCTTCCAATTCCTGCTGTTCTAGCGTGCGGCCATGTTTACCATGCGGCATGCTTAGAGACAATGAcaaatgaaacagagaagtaTGATCCTACGTGTCCCATATGCACAGAGACACAGGTTACTAAATTATCGAGGAAAGCTCTAAAAGCCGAGGCAGAATTGAAGGCAA
This sequence is a window from Arabidopsis thaliana chromosome 1 sequence. Protein-coding genes within it:
- a CDS encoding RING/U-box superfamily protein (RING/U-box superfamily protein; FUNCTIONS IN: zinc ion binding; INVOLVED IN: N-terminal protein myristoylation; EXPRESSED IN: 24 plant structures; EXPRESSED DURING: 15 growth stages; CONTAINS InterPro DOMAIN/s: Zinc finger, RING-type (InterPro:IPR001841); BEST Arabidopsis thaliana protein match is: RING/U-box superfamily protein (TAIR:AT1G75400.1); Has 470 Blast hits to 325 proteins in 82 species: Archae - 0; Bacteria - 69; Metazoa - 71; Fungi - 25; Plants - 165; Viruses - 0; Other Eukaryotes - 140 (source: NCBI BLink).), which produces MGSVCCVAAKDRNVPSGAIDNSVCSPSWSFRRDNRRRVADEIKDSSNHNVGSRGIDIDKLSLGLERGPPSSETGGLATLGSQKSADSEMGTASMVTAPLAGTSLAIRSPSDVSLASPVRVEVKNIVDSSDIVSSVLPNPSSSTSVSDLPSAHTHSLPPRSTPSRRARGSPGQQLFRQVSDSQTLGLKSPNNYSTSEGRSSFVLSTCSNDTATGSHFASSEGGWSINAFCELVAQSQRERWSFDNEHLGSGRRRLSGCSSSRFSCSPSVDQQTCGRCSKLLTERSPVARFDLPIPAVLACGHVYHAACLETMTNETEKYDPTCPICTETQVTKLSRKALKAEAELKATSYKRCKNRVVDSYVRSECEDLMFQNLGKREGKGLKMDPSSNTKGSTSKSFMKWHFGSVSTKWSKARDSTSKKSFWSRHSNKRLSHSFSSVEGLNQAT
- the CLH1 gene encoding chlorophyllase 1 (chlorophyllase 1 (CLH1); FUNCTIONS IN: chlorophyllase activity; INVOLVED IN: response to jasmonic acid stimulus, chlorophyll catabolic process, jasmonic acid mediated signaling pathway, response to stress; LOCATED IN: vacuole; EXPRESSED IN: 21 plant structures; EXPRESSED DURING: 14 growth stages; CONTAINS InterPro DOMAIN/s: Chlorophyllase-like (InterPro:IPR010821), Chlorophyllase, chloroplast (InterPro:IPR017395); BEST Arabidopsis thaliana protein match is: chlorophyllase 2 (TAIR:AT5G43860.1); Has 196 Blast hits to 192 proteins in 66 species: Archae - 2; Bacteria - 62; Metazoa - 6; Fungi - 0; Plants - 116; Viruses - 0; Other Eukaryotes - 10 (source: NCBI BLink).), with translation MAAIEDSPTFSSVVTPAAFEIGSLPTTEIPVDPVENDSTAPPKPVRITCPTVAGTYPVVLFFHGFYLRNYFYSDVLNHIASHGYILVAPQLCKLLPPGGQVEVDDAGSVINWASENLKAHLPTSVNANGKYTSLVGHSRGGKTAFAVALGHAATLDPSITFSALIGIDPVAGTNKYIRTDPHILTYKPESFELDIPVAVVGTGLGPKWNNVMPPCAPTDLNHEEFYKECKATKAHFVAADYGHMDMLDDDLPGFVGFMAGCMCKNGQRKKSEMRSFVGGIVVAFLKYSLWGEKAEIRLIVKDPSVSPAKLDPSPELEEASGIFV